The region ctccaataaagatgttaaaaaaattatcagcatttcttcttcctgttgttgtctgcctctttcagctttttttttttttggagtaggTGGAGGGCACATACCTTTTAgtgttatttgtctttgtctttcctttctttcttctagtCCTTTTCATTTGatctatttctctgtttttctttctaaagaaagaaaatgtatcattgacctttttctttcctctttccctcattTTGGATTGGGGGCCATAGTGTTGGGTTCCTGGGTTGAAGAGTGGTTAACAGGAGGAAAAAGGATGAGTGGGGAGACATGGAGGtaaaggggcaggaaggagagggctGATATGTGACATAGAGTCAGCTTGTCCCCCAaagtatattttagatacaaggTGGCTTCTTTATGGTGtcatttctcagaagaaaaatgcAGCCATTAACTAGTCagcagaaaggaatgaagttaaTGAGCAGGAAATGAATATGTGAGATGCTAGAATAGTTTCTTGAGTTGTTTGCATACAATCAATCATTTgacagtatttactgagcacgtaATACATGCCAGTCACTGCTCTAAGAGCCGGGGATCCTCCCATGAGAAAAAGTGGCATGGGGGATATAGGTTCTAGTtggaaagcagaaaacaaattcaTGCGAATTAAATGTAGCATGCCCAATGGTGTTGAATGCTAAGAGAAACATAAGGCAGGGAAGgaatggggagagaagagggattTCAACTCCAAATAGGTGTGAGGAAGCCCTGGCTGAGAAAGTTAGTTAGGAGGTGAGTGGACCAGGTGGAGCGTATGTGGGAAGAGATTTCCATGAGTAGGCAAGAACAAGGACCAAGGCCTCCGAGGCTGGTGTGGGAGGAAACACAGGATGCTGGTGAGACGAGAGTCATGGGAATTCTGGGGagagcagaaggaaaggaggTCTGGGTGGTGATGGAAGTTCTGCTGATAAAAGCATTCCTTTATTCTGCTTCAAGAACCCATCTTCTTAGAGAGACGGGTTCACTTCAGTGCTGTGTGCAAAGAGACTGGGATGGGGGCAAGGATGGAATGAATGATGAGGCAAATTCAATTAGGGGCCACCATCAACCAGGGGAGCGATGATGACAGTGTGGCCAGGTGAGATGGGCAAGATTGTGAAGTGGTCAGAGTTACATACATTTTGCAGGAAGAACCAGCAGGGATTTATGATGTTGGGATGTGTGAGGGAAGGAGAGGTTCAATGTGACCCATGTGTTGTACCCTTGGAAGCTGGACAGACCTGCCCTTAATTTACCTGGGAAGAAGGTTAGACCAGATGTTTCTCCAGAGGAGACCAAGGACTCTATTTGGTCACTTTAGGTAGCATAAGCCCATTGCACATCCAAGTGGAGGTGATGAGTACACAGTGGTATAAGAATtagaattcagggcttccctggtggcacagtggttgggagtccgcctgccgatgcaggggacatgggttcgtgccccggtccgggaagatcccacatgccgcggagcgtctgggcccatgagccatggccactgagcctgcgcgtctctagcctgtgctccacaaccggagaggccacaacaatgagaggcccacgtactgcaaaaaaaaaaaaaaaaaaaaatgagaattcaaAGGAGTTTAAATGTCATTAATCAACTCTATGATATTGTAGTATAAGGTGGTGGAGGGTTGTGGGGGGGAGAAGAGGACGTGTAGAGTGCATGTCTTTGAAGGTGCATGTAGCTGAATGATTCTGCACACAGTACGTCCTTAGCACAAGAGGAGGAATTTCTGGTGTGAGGTCTATGGGACCTGGTTGGTTCAGTTGATTGGTTTAGTCTGGGGCTAATATGGCCAAGATGGTATTTGAAGGCTGTAGGAACAGTGATTTGCTCCTGTAGGACCTCCCCACTAGCTTCAACATCACACCTTGTGTTGTTGTTGGCAAAGACACCTGCGCATGTCTTTTTTGGGCATGAGTCAGGATGTGCTCCATTCTGTAAGATCTCAGCTCACAAAGCCTGCCTCCCTGGTGGTGGATCTGGGCAGGCCTATCCTAGTTTTTGAAATTACTCTGTTTCTTCACACAAAGAGTGTGTTCTGTGGGGTTGACTTGTTTCCTCTTTGCAAGGAGGTAAGGTAGACATGAATACACCCCAAACAAATGTCACCTGGATGCCACTATCATCCGTTTGCAGAgaagtcctgtttttttttttaaatacctcaATATTGTTCTTACTATATCACTCACTATCCCTCAGAGGAAGAAATATAACAGTGAACTAGTATATTGAGGTCAAGAACAAGGGCTCCATCAATTAAAGGGGGAGTCTCTCTACTTTGAGAAAATGGAAGCGGCAGGCATGTATTACTTCATCATGATTACTTTATTCAATCAACACTTACGTACTGAAGGTTATACTATGAACTAGGCAACCTTTCTAGGGGCTGCCAATGTCATGGTGAATAATAAATGGTGCTCTTATTCCAGTGGGATGAGACAGaccataaaagtttaaaaatgtaagcatgtgtgtgtgaaatggTATAAGTGCTGTGGAGAAACCAAGAGCAGGGGAGGGCTTGAAAATGCAAGACGTTTATCACTTCAGTGACTTTCACAGAAGCCATCTCTAGAGAGGTTGGCATTTGAATAAATATCTGAAGCAGATGAGAGACAGAAATCTGAGGAAAGAGCATTCCAAAGAGAAGAAAACGCAAAGATCCAAAGGTGGGTGTTTGTCCAATTTGTCCAAGGAAATTCAAGGAAGCACAGTGAGTGAAGGGGACAcagtaggagatgaggtcagaggtaTCggtgtatatgagtgtgtgtgtgtgtgtgtgtgtgtgcgtgcgcgcgtgtgtgtctgtgtctgtgtgggtGTATCATGTAGGGCCTTGTGTGTCACTGCAAGGATTTGGGCTTTATTTGGAGTAATTTGGGGAGTCACTGAGTTACTTTCAGCAAGAGAATTACATCATATGACTTAAATTTTAAGCAGACTCATTTGAATAGTTATGAGAGCAGACTCAAGGGATTCAAGGATAGATGTCAAGAGACTGGATAGAAGCCTACAATAGTCCATCTGAGAgaagatggtggcttggaccaggacAGTTGCAGTGGGCATAAGCATTCATTGGATTCTGAGGTATTCTGAATGTATAGCCAAGAGGCTTTACTGATGGTTTGGATCTAGGGaataaaagacatagaggaattaaaaaatgatttcaagaTATTTGgcctaagcaaaataaaaaacatcTCAAGTCTCCATTACCTTCCTTTATTGTAACGTATATGAATGATCTCTTGGGGTTGAAATGGTCCAAGTCCTGCTAGAGATAGTTTACTGAGTCCATTTAATCCCAGCTAAAAACAGTCAGTGCCTTATGGGAAAGCCAATGTTTTGCCTATTGAAGGATTGTCCAACAGTCCTATGACACATAAACTAATTCAGTTTCTATTCTTCTTGGTATGAATATGTACAAATGTAGATAAATGGTTCAATTCTATGAGCTAGCAAAGATTCTATCATCCGTGTCatgggaaaaatgaaagaatatactCGTGTGTCCCTAGGCATATGTTGTTGTGCTCTAATAAATTACAAAAGATACAGAAGACTGAAGAATAATAATCCAGAGATAAATAAAGACATGTCACTCAATCTTAGAATTTCTCTGCCCATGTTCTCAGGTGACTGGGAACAACTGATCCAGGGGATCTATAGATGGCTTCATCCTCTTGGGAATCTCTTCTCATAGCCAGACTGATCTTGCCCTGTTCTCTGTGGTTATGGTGGTCTCCACAGTTGCCCTCTGTGGCAATGTCCTCCTCATCTTCCTCATCTACATTGATCCTCGTACACCCATGTACTTCTTCCTCAGTCACCTCTCCCTCATGGACTTCATGTTGGTCTGTGCCACTGTGCCCAAGATGGCAGCCAACTTCTCTCTGGCTGAAAATCCATCTCCTTTGTGTGTGGTGGCATACAGATTGTTTTTCTCATCTCTCTTGTGGGATCTGAAGGGCTCTTGCCGGGACTCATGGCTTATGACTGCTATGTGGCCATTAGCCACCCACTTCACTATCCCATCCTCATGAGTCAGAGGGTCTGTCTCCAGATTGCTGGGAGTTCATGGACTTTGGGGATAATAGATGGAATGATGCAGATGGCAGGAGCCATGAGCTTACCCTACTGTGGCTCGAGGAATGTGGACCACTTCTTCTGTGAGGTGCCAGCTTTATTGAAACTGGCCTGTGCAGACACATCCATTTTTGAtaccctgttttttgtttgtttgttttttgcggtacgcgggcctctcactgctgtggcctctccggttgcggagctcaggctctggacgcgcaggctcagcggccatggctcacggggcccagctgctccgcggcatgtgggatcttcccggaccggggcacgaacccgtgtcccctgcatcggcaggcggactctcaaccactgcgccaccaggaaagccctgataCTGTTTTTTGCTTGCTATGTATTCATGCTGCTCTTGCCCTTCTCCATCATCGTGGCCTCTTATGCTCACCTCCGGGGATCTGCGCTCCCCATGCACACTGCTCAGGCCCATAAAAAGGCTCTGGCCACCTGTTCTTCCCACCTGACAGCAGTGTCCCTCTTCTATGGGGCAGCCATGTTTATCTATCTGAGACCCAGGCGCTATCAGGCCCCAAGCCATGACAatgtggtctcttatcttctaCACAGTCCTTACTCCGATGCTCAACCCTCTCATTTATAGCTTGAGGAATCGGGAGGTGATGGGGGCCCTAAAGaaggggctggggcttccctggtggcgcagtggttgagagttcgcctgccgatgcagggaaaacgggttcgtgccccggtctgggaagatcccacatgccgcagagcggctaggcccgtgagccatggccgctgagcctgcgcatccggagcctgtgctccgcaacgggagaggccacaacagtgagaggcccgcgtaccgaaagaaaaaaaaaaaaaagaaggggctgGATCGTTGCGGGATTGGCAGTCGGCACTGACGGCCAGGGCATCTGCTACCTGGTGCTGCCACCTCCTGGTTGCATAATGCTGCAAAGTCATTCACCCTTTGGGAGTGTCtatttcctcatcaataaatgAGAATCATGACACCTGCCTTACCTCACAGGGATTCTGTAGGGATCACTGCATGTAAATCTAAAGCCCCATGACGAAGCAATGCATTGTCGTTATTGTCATTATTGATCATTTATGAAGTCCTTGAAGTAAATTCACTCAATTTCTTAATTCTTCTTGGTTATAACTGTGTTTTGTTGAAcgcttactatgtgctgggcactgtcctttttcctttttgtgtcatCTATATTATTAAATTGATGATTTTACCTAATAAatatggatattaaaaaaaaactttctagaTGGCAGAAATTGAGTCTCTATAATTCTTTCTTGGGTGGTCCCTAGTCTTCTCCCATGAGAGGCTTTACAAAACTTCCTTTAAGAGATATAAATATACCCTTAACTGCTTAGAAATTATTTGTGTGTTTTCAATACCTGGCTCTGTGCCTTATAGACAACAGTTgcttaataaaactttattgaataaATGCAGGAAGAGGCATCTAATGGGATAATATATatgaaaccatttttaaaagcactatTCACATAGCAAATTTGCTGTGGCAACTGTGATTATTTCTGTACTTCAAGTTCTGCAAAAGTAAAACTATACGTTTTGGAAGTTGAATattagaacagaaataaagacagaaattgAGCCATTATTTTATATCTTACATATCAGACAGGGTCCCGCCAGGAATAAAACCATATCCATTATTTTAGCAGAAAAAAATGTAGTGTAAAGAGTTGTTAACCAGATATTTGAGATCTGAAATGACAAAACAAGAACACTAAGGattgaagaggaaaaaacaacCTGCAGAAAGAAGCTACTATTCCTAGGCCTGGGGATGTAAAGGGAGAGGTTAGAGTCATTAAAACCCGAAGTCTTAGAGTCCAGATGTCTGAGGAGTGAGCACTGACCAGCTGGTATTCCTATCTCAGAAGGTACCTATGGAGGTGTCTCCCATATAGGTGACATAGAGAAGCCTGCTCGGCCCTGACTTATGATGGTTCCTCCAGAGCCTAGAGGAAAAAGAGGGGATTGCAGAGCTCGGTCCTAGCCTTCTGACAAGTGGGGGCTATGCAGTTGGTTCTGACACCCCAGAAGTTCACAGGAGAGTCTCTATCCCAAGACTGCCCAGGAATAGGGGTTGGTCAGCTAGTGCTTGCGCCTCTGAAGGACAGGATGAGACTGGTTCTGTGAGTGCGAAAATAAACTGCAAAGTCAAACCAACTGCCTGGATGAAGAGACATTGCTGGATTGGTTGgacagaagaaaacaggaaatcatGAAAGAGTTTTCTATCTCTTCCCCTGGCTTACGGTCTCCTTCTAGTGGCCCTATTGGCAGATCCTAATGTGAACCTTGAAGACAAAGCAGCCCTAGAATAAAAAATTGGAGTGtagaaatgtgaatttttttttcgcagtatgcgggcctctcaccgttgtggcctctcccgttgcagagcacaggctccggacgcgcaggctcagcatccatggcgcacgggcccagccactccgcggcatgtgggatcttcgcggaccggggcacgaacccgcgtcccctgcatccgcaggcggactctcaaccactgagccaccagggaagccctagaaatgtGAATTTTGAGCTGAGGCAATAGTTTAAGAACTGGCACAGTCCACTCCTTTGGCTACTCAGCATCCGGATCATTTTACCCATATTTGAACTTCTGTTAAATAGCAACAACAGCATAACAATGTGTAACTATTCTTCATATACAGGTTATCCTTCATTAGTTATAGTATTCATCTATGGGCAATGTCAGTTATAGCTCATACTCAGTCACAATCTCTGCATATTGGCTATCCACAGCAATCAGTATATAAATAGTAagaggaaggagcagagagagagataagAACAAACTAGCTCACATacatgtgcgcgcacacacacacacacacacacacacacacaccccaacaggCTAATTGATCATGAAgccataattgatatttataactttcttcttccattttccaTTCCTTATTTCCTTTGCTCTCAGCTAGAACCTCATGCCTTTGGGATAATTTATCTGGTGGTGTACTCTATGTCTTCATTCCAAAAAGGTCTGAATCCTCAGTGGTACTACCTGTATTTTTGGTGGCTGTACTTTTCCATTATCTTTTACTATTGGACATGGAAGTACTGAAAGGTGCCCCAGAGAATCCCCTGTCTCAGGATTGTCCTCTATAACCCTTGTAATTGAGATCAATCAACCCACCCCACTCTAGTGGAACTGCTGTCTTATTTACCTATTAGTTCACTGGCATGAGAAGTCTAAAATAACCAGgtaaaatttcaatttctgattGGATGGGACCATTGTTGTTCAGTTATGGGAGAAATAGCCCCATATATTGATTACTGAATCAAAGCACATACTGCATTATATGAGATAGAACTCCATATTTTCAGGGTCTTATTTCTGAAATGACACTGTAAATGAGTTGGTACCATAACTGAGGCCAACTGCTTCTGAGTGATGACACATATACAAGACCAGTCAGTTCTATGGACACAAGTCCATTGCTGCCATTCTTTTGCTATGAAATAATTTCCTGATCAGAAGCAATGCTGAGCAAGGTACTTTGATTATATCTGAGGCATTCTGTTAGTACATAGGTGGTAACAGCCACTGCAGTTAAAGTTACCATCTGATTAACTTTACAACAATCTATAGTAATTTTCTAAGGTCCATTCACTTTCTGTAAAGGCCAAAAAAAGATGTGCACATTTCAAGTTTATGGTAGCATTAATACATGCAGGTCTCCTAGAGATACagtattaatttttgtttactcTCTGGTAGGAAATAGAAGTTCCTGAGCTTCCACTCGTTCTTTCTGCCATAATAAAACTCCCGCTAGGGTTCAGAGAGCCAGTATGGGTTTCCTACTAGTTTCTGGGTATGactattcaaaatatacattaaGGATCTGGGAAATAGCTACGCGATAGGTTTACGGACCTACTAGGACCACTGTGATTTGAACTTGGGCCAAAACACCACTTACCACCTCCTCATCATAAACCCCCACTTTGGTAGACTGCAGTGGAGTTTGGGGTCACAAGAAATTATCAATTTAGAGCTACTATCTAGAGGAAACTAAGACCATCTGTATTCACATGACTTAATTATCAAGATTCAAAATGAAAGTCCTTACATCAATAAGACTTTTCTATATATTCCAGGAAATTCTTGCCCAGGATGATAAGGCTGTAAGTCAGAATATAACTTCATTGTTAGCTTTATCTGAACACTAGACTGTTCAATCAGTCCCCTTTTCTGCATGATGGATGACTCAGCTGGCCAAACTCAGCTTCTTACCAAATCATTGTTTTCTCACCAAGACTCCTCCCCAACTCATGCTCGTGGTGACCATCAATCCTGTTATATTATGGATTTTGACCAGTTCCAGTCAGATCCTTGCATTGTCAGAGCCACTTCAAACTACTCAAATCCAGTTCCTAAAACTATACACATGAAGCATTGATCTTCCCTTACGAAACTAAGATTCTGACAAGATGGTGTTTACCTTTTCTAATTAAGTAATAATATTGGCCTTGTTTGATCTGCAGGTTATTCGGGTGTTATTTTGGGGGTAAGTCAACACTTTTAATTCCTAAAATGTTTGAATACATCTGTTTTCCCCATGCATGGTCGCTCTAGTAATTGGCAACACATCCTTTTGggtgaatatctttttccatcccttcactttcagtctggatgTGTCCCTAGGTCCCCAGGTCTCTTGTTGAgggcataca is a window of Globicephala melas chromosome 3, mGloMel1.2, whole genome shotgun sequence DNA encoding:
- the LOC138842609 gene encoding LOW QUALITY PROTEIN: olfactory receptor 2V1-like (The sequence of the model RefSeq protein was modified relative to this genomic sequence to represent the inferred CDS: inserted 1 base in 1 codon), coding for MRQIQLGATINQGSDDDSVARGSIDGFILLGISSHSQTDLALFSVVMVVSTVALCGNVLLIFLIYIDPRTPMYFFLSHLSLMDFMLVCATVPKMAANFSLAEXSISFVCGGIQIVFLISLVGSEGLLPGLMAYDCYVAISHPLHYPILMSQRVCLQIAGSSWTLGIIDGMMQMAGAMSLPYCGSRNVDHFFCEVPALLKLACADTSIFDTLFFESAKDSDDESACH